A genome region from Vibrio tapetis subsp. tapetis includes the following:
- a CDS encoding DUF262 domain-containing protein, whose translation MSLDKIFKSEPKSINDIFVKDRNLGFYMPAYQRPYSWNHENINNLIDDIESSFDNLLQSDEAIIFLGTLLTVDDDKGESIYRKDEAILPERIKLIVDGQQRITTLILLLTVLHEAMLKGESALQSDIKNVEQDAMKSHFQALHRQIKGLINQTGGYPIESALGEDEYRYLPKVIRSMHGLQEGHELKYDRWGDNNDIGRYQSPLSQYLFRFQSNLLNQSGKFKELDLKQFSGPEMTLIRKNIEFMRKVFKEAPNLVLGVRRNEDDELIEFCELGNKHLQDCIHFNVNRELYDCEALSDKTKNLVNIAAFASFVLHRICVTFVTVNSESYAFDMFEALNTTGEPLTAFETFVPRVIEHLQSKDDLNAECEYKKINSISARFEELSSNEAKNKQTEKIIIAFMRAYNGKIPKTKVPSQREALLSSYNSCNSLAKDKYLEHFKQTVDLIFDTWNKGEIEGLCSDNDTEIFSLCLNYLVDIKHTISLSLLAQFKIKDSMLEDKEDRVQLVNAIKAITAYSVLWRAMSGKADGIESEYKAIHSKITNVDGNEIGPFKLEGANEYGIDLDGLKKYLSNSLSQKIKSKNPKDGEIKAKWIEVCAQSPLLEKKIESNRLLIMAAMHNLDVAGGVYQSSYDFKNEVLNIDTWNELKLEKNSISKIYNPKVAGVTSLGWNVDGSINKDQYIGNVFVDIAGRFKSSDKQSWTALRSSMKVHIEELELVFAEKNVKSLKTSLIAEARFAAKMQDIAYIEEWNEETINFRSEKLLSNAWDNLISWMN comes from the coding sequence ATGTCGTTGGATAAAATATTTAAATCAGAACCAAAATCTATTAATGATATTTTTGTAAAGGATAGAAATTTAGGTTTCTATATGCCTGCATACCAGCGGCCATACTCGTGGAATCACGAAAATATTAATAACCTGATTGATGATATTGAATCATCTTTTGATAATTTGTTGCAATCTGATGAAGCTATAATATTTCTTGGGACTCTTTTAACTGTAGATGATGATAAAGGGGAATCGATCTACAGAAAAGATGAGGCTATTCTCCCTGAACGGATTAAATTAATAGTAGATGGGCAACAAAGAATTACAACTTTAATTTTATTATTGACAGTTTTACATGAAGCTATGCTAAAAGGTGAATCTGCTCTTCAATCAGACATAAAAAATGTAGAACAAGATGCTATGAAGAGCCACTTTCAGGCATTACATCGTCAGATAAAGGGTTTGATAAACCAAACCGGTGGTTATCCAATAGAGTCGGCCTTAGGTGAAGATGAGTATAGATATTTACCTAAGGTAATTAGATCTATGCACGGTTTACAAGAGGGGCATGAGCTAAAGTATGACCGTTGGGGAGACAATAACGATATTGGTAGATACCAATCTCCACTTTCTCAGTATCTCTTTCGCTTTCAATCAAATTTACTGAACCAGTCAGGTAAATTTAAAGAGCTGGATCTTAAGCAGTTTTCAGGTCCTGAAATGACATTGATTCGCAAAAATATTGAATTCATGCGTAAGGTCTTCAAAGAGGCACCTAATTTGGTGCTGGGAGTACGTAGAAATGAAGATGATGAATTAATTGAGTTCTGTGAACTAGGTAATAAACACTTACAAGATTGCATTCATTTTAATGTGAATCGAGAGCTGTATGATTGCGAAGCTTTATCGGATAAAACTAAGAATTTGGTTAATATTGCAGCCTTTGCTAGTTTTGTTTTACATCGTATATGCGTAACATTTGTCACGGTAAATAGTGAGTCCTATGCATTTGATATGTTTGAAGCTCTTAATACAACGGGTGAGCCTTTAACAGCATTTGAAACCTTCGTTCCTAGGGTAATCGAGCATTTACAGTCTAAAGATGACTTGAATGCGGAATGCGAATATAAAAAAATCAATTCAATTAGTGCAAGGTTCGAAGAACTATCTTCAAATGAAGCAAAAAATAAACAAACGGAGAAGATAATTATTGCATTTATGAGAGCATATAACGGAAAGATTCCTAAAACTAAGGTTCCTAGTCAACGAGAAGCTTTATTATCTTCATATAATAGCTGTAATAGTCTTGCAAAGGACAAATACCTTGAACACTTTAAGCAAACTGTCGATCTAATCTTTGATACATGGAACAAAGGTGAAATAGAAGGCCTTTGTTCAGATAATGATACGGAGATTTTTTCTCTTTGTTTGAATTATCTTGTCGATATAAAACATACTATATCTTTAAGTTTGCTTGCTCAGTTTAAGATAAAAGACAGCATGCTCGAAGATAAAGAGGATCGCGTTCAGCTTGTAAATGCAATAAAAGCTATAACCGCATATAGTGTTCTGTGGCGCGCCATGAGCGGTAAAGCTGATGGTATCGAGTCTGAGTATAAAGCAATACATAGTAAAATAACTAATGTAGATGGTAATGAAATTGGTCCCTTTAAGTTAGAAGGAGCTAATGAATACGGTATTGACTTAGATGGATTAAAAAAGTACTTAAGTAATTCATTAAGTCAAAAAATAAAAAGCAAAAACCCTAAAGATGGCGAAATAAAAGCGAAATGGATTGAAGTGTGTGCACAGTCGCCTCTTCTTGAAAAGAAAATTGAATCAAATAGATTGCTGATAATGGCAGCAATGCACAATTTAGATGTGGCGGGCGGTGTTTATCAAAGTAGCTATGATTTTAAAAATGAAGTGCTGAATATAGATACATGGAATGAGTTGAAATTAGAAAAAAACTCGATTAGTAAAATATATAACCCGAAAGTTGCTGGTGTAACGTCACTCGGCTGGAATGTTGATGGCAGCATCAATAAGGATCAATATATCGGCAATGTTTTTGTTGATATTGCTGGAAGATTCAAGAGTAGTGATAAACAATCTTGGACAGCATTGCGCAGTTCAATGAAAGTTCATATTGAAGAGCTCGAGCTGGTTTTTGCTGAAAAAAATGTAAAATCTTTGAAGACAAGTTTGATTGCCGAAGCTAGATTTGCAGCCAAGATGCAAGATATTGCATATATAGAAGAGTGGAATGAAGAAACGATCAATTTCCGTTCAGAAAAGCTTTTATCAAACGCTTGGGATAACCTTATTTCTTGGATGAATTGA
- a CDS encoding phosphoadenosine phosphosulfate reductase family protein has translation MIDPNKKQLHVLGLSGGKDSAALAIYMRDKHPEVDLTYYFTDTGKELPEVIEFVNRLEGYIGKKIIDPYEEICTSNREKKDFDYWLKEHNDYLPSPQARWCTIQMKLVPFEKWIQQYLDDGYQVVTYVGIRGDEPYREGYQATSNRDIVTVMPFRDDGIDLAGVKEILQQADLFADTEEARNNPKSAQAQGLPGYYDWRSRSGCTFCFYQRKIEWVRLKERHPEAFEEAKNYEKRAEDDQGNGTFYWLGKDTPLSTLEDPKRIARIKAEHDKKRERFLKRKRINVLQVDVSDVDRDFMDEIYDEQEGGGACVTCYK, from the coding sequence ATGATTGACCCTAATAAGAAACAACTCCATGTGCTCGGGTTATCAGGCGGTAAAGACAGTGCTGCTTTGGCAATTTATATGCGTGACAAACACCCCGAAGTTGATTTGACTTACTACTTTACTGATACCGGTAAGGAGTTACCTGAAGTCATTGAGTTTGTAAATCGACTAGAGGGGTATATAGGTAAGAAAATAATAGATCCATACGAAGAGATTTGTACGTCGAACCGAGAGAAAAAAGACTTCGATTATTGGCTGAAAGAGCACAATGACTATTTGCCTTCTCCACAAGCTCGTTGGTGCACGATACAAATGAAGCTTGTTCCATTTGAGAAGTGGATTCAACAGTACTTAGATGATGGTTACCAAGTTGTTACTTATGTCGGAATTAGAGGCGATGAACCCTACCGAGAAGGTTATCAAGCGACGAGTAATCGAGACATTGTTACTGTTATGCCGTTTCGGGATGATGGCATCGACTTGGCGGGCGTCAAAGAGATTTTACAGCAAGCCGATTTATTTGCTGATACGGAAGAAGCACGCAATAACCCTAAGAGCGCCCAAGCCCAAGGGCTACCTGGATACTACGATTGGAGATCACGTAGTGGCTGCACGTTCTGTTTCTATCAAAGAAAAATCGAATGGGTTCGCCTTAAAGAGCGCCATCCAGAGGCGTTTGAAGAAGCTAAGAATTATGAAAAAAGAGCAGAGGACGACCAAGGTAATGGAACATTCTATTGGCTAGGTAAAGATACACCTTTATCTACTCTTGAAGACCCCAAACGGATTGCTCGAATAAAAGCTGAACATGATAAAAAAAGAGAACGTTTTCTAAAACGAAAGCGGATCAATGTTCTACAAGTAGATGTAAGCGATGTCGACCGAGATTTTATGGATGAAATCTATGATGAGCAGGAAGGCGGTGGTGCATGTGTGACTTGTTATAAATAA
- a CDS encoding DUF4007 family protein: MNKYTARFSGHQTFPLRYGWLYKFYQTSQLEGFDTLSADDLMVEWGVGKNMVDGVKYWAGRVGIYEQTDGHKVSDEYFQIDQQDKHLENISSLWLVHWLLCRDVSELTAYRIFFNFYNGQTVDKESLLVFIKELFATKQFESDTKKKSILQLPADNSLTKDISTFFLTYAKGKANKVSEDSFSSPLSELGLLKQFDRQKFLCELEPRNTLSDQVFTFALIDYFSMLSGKDSATTMSFDSFLLDPGSPARVFRMAQTEVENRLERASELTSGLIGWTDTQGLRQIQIKDIDVLNNKNTFLAKIYK; encoded by the coding sequence TTGAACAAATATACAGCACGATTTTCTGGGCACCAAACCTTTCCACTTCGTTATGGGTGGCTTTATAAATTTTATCAGACTAGTCAGCTTGAAGGCTTCGATACACTATCTGCCGATGATTTAATGGTTGAGTGGGGCGTGGGCAAGAATATGGTTGATGGAGTCAAATATTGGGCCGGACGTGTGGGTATCTATGAGCAGACAGATGGTCATAAGGTTAGTGATGAGTATTTTCAGATTGATCAACAAGATAAGCACTTAGAAAATATAAGTTCATTATGGCTTGTTCATTGGCTTCTATGTAGAGATGTATCCGAATTGACAGCTTATCGTATATTTTTCAATTTTTACAACGGACAGACGGTGGATAAAGAATCACTTCTCGTGTTCATAAAAGAGCTGTTTGCTACAAAGCAGTTTGAATCAGATACCAAGAAGAAAAGCATTTTACAATTACCAGCAGACAATAGTTTAACTAAAGACATCAGTACGTTCTTCCTTACTTATGCAAAAGGTAAAGCGAACAAAGTATCGGAAGATAGTTTCTCTTCGCCATTAAGCGAGTTAGGCCTTTTGAAGCAATTTGATAGACAGAAATTTTTGTGCGAGTTAGAACCAAGGAATACTTTAAGTGATCAAGTATTTACTTTTGCTCTTATTGATTACTTTTCGATGTTGTCGGGTAAAGACAGCGCTACCACGATGTCATTTGATTCGTTCTTACTTGATCCAGGTAGCCCTGCTCGTGTTTTTCGTATGGCTCAAACAGAAGTAGAAAACCGATTAGAACGAGCTTCAGAGCTTACATCAGGCTTAATTGGCTGGACGGATACTCAAGGTCTTCGTCAAATACAAATTAAAGATATTGATGTGTTGAATAATAAAAATACCTTTCTCGCTAAGATTTATAAGTAG